Genomic DNA from Dama dama isolate Ldn47 chromosome 26, ASM3311817v1, whole genome shotgun sequence:
AAACAGTTTTGGTTTTGTGAACTACATGACGCAAAATGCTTAAGACTTTTTCAAGAAATTTTATACCACATCAACATTTCTAAGTTATCCATTTTTCCTAATAACCTAAATGACAGTGTCATTTTTAACATGGGCAATGTATAAACTCAAAAGAGTTTATAGGAAATAAATGACAGGAAATCGCCCACTGTCGACACTGGAAGTTAAAACTAAAAACCTTATGGAATAAGAAAACTATGACATAAAATGATAACTACTATTAcggtaatttcacaatttgttcaTAGTTTTTCCCACAGTTACAAAGCATCCTCCTAAATGCAAAATCTGAGCATCTCACGGAGTTTGAGATGGCTGATGTGTGGGGCAGAGGCCTTCAGAACGTCCAGAAATATCAGAATTCAAGAAGAACGCTGCTCACAATGAAAGCAAACCAAGTCCAAAGAAAGACAAGGAATGCATGGCACCACCAGGAAACATGGAACGAGGAAACTTTCGAAGGTGAAGAAAAGGTAAGCTTGGTAGAAAAGGCGTGGCAGGGAATCAAGGCCTGAAGAGAGAAATAATTAACTCACagaacagagtaggtgctcagatTCTAGGAAACTGGAAAATATGACCGCTGTGTCAACCATGAGTTAAGAAATATGTTTCTATCAGATGCTCAAGGAAGTTCACATCACCAAGAAGGTAAAGTATAAAGGTGATGTTACTGAAACTGAGGTCCCATCTCTCTTCCCCAGTTTAATACGCCACtttcaagcactgcatttcaTGCCATAGTTATTGGCAAACTCCCAATATATCACCAAattaacttcaaaattttcaaattattgatATGAAATTTATGATTATTTAgatattaatttttatgtttggtGAACTCTTGTTTAACATTGGCCAATTTGATGTTatactgcaaagaaaaaaaaagcaatagcaCAGTGAAAGTCATCATAGAGAAGTTTTTGACAAGTTGGAAGTGAATGAAAGTCTTtgtaaggaaaagaggaaaagaaatcaagaaaaagacattttcagGTTACAAAGGGAAGAGTcaatggaataaaaagaaaacagaaggaggAACGTGTCAGCTACATTCCATCTTTCACCTCTGGCTTGCAGGCATTCATTATTCACTCACCTTCAGTGTCAGCAACATCATTCTACTCAGGCCTTAGAAGTGAAGTTATAAACTGGAAGGAAAGATCCTgtacttgttttattattttcgcTAATGGTTATTATATCTCTAACTGTAATTTGCTATACTAACCTATACTATTCTATATTATTGGGGTACAGAGTGAGCTCTACTGTAGATAACAAATAGGGATTTAACATTTatgagtcaaataaatattttggagaaGCAACAGGAAGTGGGCATCCCAGCAAGACCGAAACATACTGACTTTTCCAATTAAATTGGAAAAGCAGTCTGCTTTCTCTTCAGTAACAttcttatttgattttttaaaactcatttcatTTGGAAAAAGTAAGATATCTTCAGCCTCCTCGACCCAATGGCTTACATTTGTTCAGAGAACAAATTCAGGCTTGCAGAACTATCCTTGAAAATCCGACCACTCAGAATAACTTTGATGGCTTTCCTAAACCAAGGGTAAAATAAAGCATAGATCAAGGGGTTCATGGCTGAGTTGTAATAAGCACACCAACAGCAAATCTCATAAATATAGGCCGGGGTTATGAAGCCCATAAAGGCATCAATCAATGAGTCAATACTATATGGTAACCACGAAATCATGAATGCTATGACCGTGATACCCAGGGTTTTagctgcttttctctctctcttggccACTCTGGATTTGTAACTGTCTGATGATGATTCTGTTTTGCTACCagtattttctatctttttagCCTGTTGTCTGGCCACAAGAAAAATATTACTGTAGAGAATTATCATAACAAGGGTAGGTATAAAGAAGGACAGAAAATCTATCAACACCCAGGTTTGATTTACAACTGTCTGGCAACCTCCTACACAGTTGAGGGCCCTAGACAATTCCTCCAGCCCATTCTCATGGGCACCCGTGTAGAACACGGCACCGCTGTAAGTgatgggcaggacccaggagatgCTGATGCAGACCCCTGACACAGACACCGTGAACTTGGTGGGATAGACCAGGGGGTCAGTCACAGCAATGTACCTGTCGATGGAGATGAAGGACAGGTGGAAGAGAGAAGAGTAACAAAATGCTGTGTCAAAGCACGTGTGAAAAGTGCAGAAAGTTCGCCCGAAGTACCAGCAGCTCTCCACGGACCTGACCA
This window encodes:
- the LOC133047157 gene encoding trace amine-associated receptor 6-like, encoding MSNSAPTAAVPLCYEHLNGSCVKTPYSPASRVILYAVYGFGAVLAVFGNLLVMTAILHFKQLHSPTNFLIASLACADFLVGVTVMPFSMVRSVESCWYFGRTFCTFHTCFDTAFCYSSLFHLSFISIDRYIAVTDPLVYPTKFTVSVSGVCISISWVLPITYSGAVFYTGAHENGLEELSRALNCVGGCQTVVNQTWVLIDFLSFFIPTLVMIILYSNIFLVARQQAKKIENTGSKTESSSDSYKSRVAKRERKAAKTLGITVIAFMISWLPYSIDSLIDAFMGFITPAYIYEICCWCAYYNSAMNPLIYALFYPWFRKAIKVILSGRIFKDSSASLNLFSEQM